In Geotalea uraniireducens, one genomic interval encodes:
- a CDS encoding bifunctional folylpolyglutamate synthase/dihydrofolate synthase — MTYEEILAHIYGLRRFGIRPGLARISALLQQLGNPQESFAVIHVVGTNGKGSTAAFLASLLTAGGYRTGLFTSPHLISFTERFRLDGTEIAEERAGRLAERVLAAAPPGTTFFEVVTALALLWFAEAGVAVAVVEAGMGGGHDATSAANGLMTVITPIALDHCEWLGASLPAIAREKGAIIKPGTPVVLSRQPEAVSAVLAEQCRRGGNSLVRLDNDFSAAWHEDGTLAYHGLARTLSGLRPGIGGRYQADNAATALAAAESLGHCGFPLPETAFGDGLAAARWPGRMELFPGPPRILLDGAHNPAGAAALAASLGGLSRSRLFMVLGVMGDKDLAGILSPLLPLAGEVVAVTPTVERALPSALLAAECASRGCPAVDGGSVAAGLALARQRATDDDLILVCGSLFTVGEARAVLLTKRYEPFRG; from the coding sequence ATGACCTATGAAGAGATTCTGGCACACATATACGGCCTGAGGCGTTTCGGCATCAGGCCGGGTCTGGCACGGATCTCTGCACTGTTACAACAACTCGGCAATCCCCAGGAATCGTTTGCGGTCATTCACGTGGTCGGGACCAACGGCAAAGGGTCGACGGCGGCTTTTCTCGCCTCCCTGCTGACTGCGGGCGGTTATCGTACCGGGCTGTTTACCTCGCCCCATCTGATCAGTTTTACCGAACGGTTCCGTCTCGACGGTACCGAGATCGCTGAAGAGCGGGCCGGTCGGTTGGCCGAGCGAGTACTCGCCGCTGCCCCACCGGGCACCACCTTTTTCGAAGTGGTTACCGCTCTGGCGCTGCTCTGGTTTGCCGAAGCCGGGGTGGCGGTGGCCGTCGTCGAAGCCGGCATGGGGGGCGGTCACGATGCCACCAGCGCGGCGAACGGCCTCATGACGGTGATCACGCCCATCGCCCTCGATCATTGCGAGTGGCTCGGCGCCAGCCTGCCCGCGATTGCCCGGGAAAAAGGGGCGATCATCAAGCCGGGAACGCCGGTGGTGCTGTCGCGCCAGCCGGAAGCGGTCAGCGCGGTCCTTGCCGAACAGTGCCGGCGCGGAGGGAATTCCCTGGTGCGACTCGACAACGATTTTTCCGCCGCCTGGCACGAGGACGGTACTCTCGCTTATCATGGGCTGGCGCGGACGTTGTCCGGTTTGCGGCCGGGGATCGGCGGTCGCTACCAGGCGGACAATGCCGCCACTGCGCTGGCGGCGGCGGAATCGCTCGGCCACTGCGGTTTTCCCCTGCCGGAGACGGCATTCGGCGACGGGCTGGCGGCGGCCCGCTGGCCAGGACGGATGGAACTGTTTCCCGGGCCGCCCCGCATCCTGCTCGATGGCGCCCACAACCCCGCCGGTGCCGCTGCCCTGGCCGCCTCGCTCGGCGGGCTGTCCCGCAGCCGGCTGTTCATGGTGCTCGGGGTGATGGGCGACAAGGACCTTGCCGGCATCCTTTCTCCGTTGTTGCCGCTTGCCGGCGAAGTAGTGGCGGTAACGCCGACGGTCGAGCGGGCGCTTCCCTCCGCTCTTCTGGCCGCTGAGTGCGCCAGCCGTGGGTGTCCGGCGGTTGATGGTGGATCGGTCGCCGCCGGCCTGGCTCTCGCCCGGCAGCGGGCGACCGACGACGACCTGATCCTGGTTTGTGGCTCCCTGTTCACGGTCGGCGAGGCCCGGGCGGTGCTCCTGACAAAACGTTACGAACCTTTCCGCGGATAG
- the accD gene encoding acetyl-CoA carboxylase, carboxyltransferase subunit beta: protein MAWFKRDKAPLATDKKVKVPEGLWTKCLSCKEALVTKDLERNLNVCPKCNHHYRISARQRIDLLLDAGSFVEYDATMVSVDVLEFKDSKSYQERIQAALAKGGAKDAVICGAGAIEAIPVQLAVFDFSFMGGSMGSVVGEKITRAIERGVAAHTPVIVVSASGGARMQESILSLMQMAKTSAALAKLREQGLPFISVLTDPTTGGVTASFAMLGDINIAEPKALIGFAGPRVIEQTIRQKLPEGFQRAEYLLDHGMVDLIVERKDMRATLARVLGMLYRPQ from the coding sequence ATGGCGTGGTTCAAAAGGGATAAGGCCCCGTTGGCGACAGACAAAAAGGTTAAGGTACCGGAAGGGCTCTGGACCAAATGCCTGAGCTGCAAGGAAGCGCTCGTCACGAAAGATTTGGAGCGCAATCTCAATGTCTGTCCCAAGTGCAACCACCATTACCGGATCTCGGCCCGGCAGCGGATCGACTTGCTGCTCGATGCGGGGAGCTTTGTGGAATACGACGCTACGATGGTTTCGGTGGATGTCCTTGAGTTCAAGGATTCCAAGAGTTATCAGGAGCGGATCCAGGCCGCCCTCGCCAAAGGGGGGGCAAAGGATGCGGTCATCTGTGGCGCCGGGGCTATTGAGGCCATCCCGGTACAACTGGCGGTCTTCGACTTCTCCTTCATGGGGGGGAGCATGGGGAGCGTGGTTGGCGAGAAGATCACCCGGGCGATCGAGCGGGGCGTTGCCGCCCACACCCCGGTAATTGTCGTTTCCGCTTCCGGCGGCGCCCGGATGCAGGAGAGCATCCTGTCGCTGATGCAGATGGCCAAGACCTCGGCGGCGCTGGCCAAGCTGAGGGAGCAGGGGCTTCCCTTTATTTCGGTGTTGACCGACCCGACGACCGGCGGCGTTACCGCCAGTTTCGCCATGCTCGGCGACATTAATATCGCCGAGCCGAAGGCGCTGATTGGCTTCGCCGGCCCCCGGGTCATCGAGCAGACGATCCGCCAGAAACTTCCCGAGGGGTTCCAGCGTGCCGAATACCTCCTCGATCACGGCATGGTCGACCTGATCGTCGAACGGAAGGATATGCGCGCCACCCTGGCCCGGGTGCTGGGAATGCTCTATCGTCCCCAATAA
- the trpA gene encoding tryptophan synthase subunit alpha — MSRISDTFARCRAQGSKALVTFITAGDPNLAATEELIPLLERNGADIIELGVPFSDPMADGPTIQLASERALAAGTTLDKILATVKAVRRRTQVPIILMGYYNPLLNYGLERFTSDAAAAGVDGVLVVDLPPEEADELQSCTDRHGLDLIFLLTPTSDAARLRKVTRRARGFIYYVSVTGVTGARRDVERSIGANVAAIKAQTAVPVVVGFGVSTPEQAAEVAAAGDGVVVGSAIVKLFEQHRDTALQSAVGEFTAGLKRAIAN; from the coding sequence ATGAGCAGGATTTCTGATACCTTTGCCCGCTGTCGGGCCCAGGGAAGCAAGGCCCTGGTAACGTTCATTACCGCCGGTGATCCGAACCTGGCGGCGACCGAAGAGTTGATTCCGCTCCTGGAGCGAAACGGGGCCGACATTATCGAACTGGGGGTGCCGTTTTCCGATCCGATGGCCGATGGCCCGACCATCCAGCTCGCCTCGGAGCGGGCGCTGGCGGCCGGCACAACACTCGATAAAATTTTAGCGACAGTAAAAGCGGTACGGCGGCGCACCCAGGTGCCGATTATTCTGATGGGCTACTACAATCCGCTGCTCAACTACGGTCTGGAGCGCTTTACCAGCGATGCGGCCGCTGCCGGGGTCGACGGCGTGCTGGTGGTCGACCTGCCGCCCGAGGAAGCAGACGAGCTGCAGTCCTGTACCGACCGGCACGGTCTCGATCTGATCTTCCTCCTGACCCCCACCTCGGATGCTGCCCGCCTCCGGAAGGTGACCCGCCGGGCCCGCGGCTTCATCTATTACGTTTCGGTTACCGGGGTTACCGGGGCGCGGCGTGACGTCGAACGGTCGATCGGGGCCAATGTGGCGGCCATTAAGGCCCAGACGGCGGTGCCGGTGGTCGTCGGCTTCGGCGTCTCCACTCCCGAACAGGCGGCGGAAGTCGCCGCCGCCGGTGACGGGGTAGTGGTCGGCAGCGCAATTGTCAAGCTGTTCGAGCAGCACCGCGATACGGCCCTTCAGTCGGCCGTGGGAGAGTTCACCGCCGGTCTGAAACGGGCAATTGCAAATTGA
- a CDS encoding methyl-accepting chemotaxis protein, translating to MLNDFKLGYKLIGSFAIMAIIVAVTGFIGIKSISMVTSRVTTMMQNRANQQKLALQLQAAERTSRVAILETLMSHLDAAGVKEHAAAYYKNQDIFRRYSRALLTGDQALGIQPAEKDSVMAEHAKALMETWGEYEKVAQRIIAYKTAVVSGQATPSNLEEERLVEELSGASDFVARDIDDLMETVKVMMQEVGKEAGQIRASVSITFIVVIIGAAVLAMLFGGIATRNIIGRVDRMIRATNLGAKGDLTVRVAIDSADELGNLSSDFNTMLEMLGELARKVNRSLIEVGQISANIFEASRRVMSAAEVQAGGVSLTSSAVTEINTSVKEVSHGVDSLSLSASETSSSILEMAASIEEVAMNVDSLSQAVEEVSSSVMEMAASIKQISSSVVSLMEVSTTTASSVAEMDSSIKQVEKNALETASISEEVRKDAELGKASVEATIAGINEIKRSSRITSEVIETLSGRANDIGAILSVIDEVAEQTNLLALNAAIIAAQAGEHGKGFAVVADEIKELAERTSSSTREIAQLIKGVQDETARAVEAIDLAEKSIADGETLSHESGEALNKIVIGVQQATAQVESIARATTEQAKGSHMIRDAMERVSDMIGQIAGATREQSKGSDMIMTAAERMKGLTSQVRTSTKEQSKVGNFIARSTENITDMILQIKRACDEQTRGSEQIIRAVENIQDSTSTNLGAAKMLDDSVSRLSRQLDVLQREMSSFKTEEE from the coding sequence ATGCTCAATGATTTTAAACTCGGCTACAAGTTGATCGGCTCGTTTGCCATTATGGCGATAATTGTCGCGGTAACCGGCTTCATCGGTATCAAGAGCATCAGCATGGTAACCAGTCGTGTTACCACGATGATGCAAAACAGAGCCAATCAGCAGAAGCTTGCCCTGCAACTGCAGGCTGCCGAGCGGACCAGCCGGGTGGCGATCCTTGAAACCCTGATGTCCCATCTCGATGCGGCGGGGGTCAAGGAACATGCTGCCGCCTATTACAAGAACCAGGACATCTTCCGCCGATACAGCCGGGCACTGTTGACCGGCGATCAGGCACTCGGCATCCAGCCGGCCGAAAAGGACAGCGTCATGGCGGAGCATGCCAAGGCGTTGATGGAAACCTGGGGCGAGTACGAGAAGGTGGCGCAACGGATCATCGCTTACAAGACGGCGGTGGTCAGCGGCCAGGCTACCCCGTCGAACCTTGAGGAAGAGCGGCTGGTGGAAGAGTTGTCGGGGGCCAGCGATTTCGTTGCCCGTGATATCGACGACTTGATGGAAACCGTCAAGGTGATGATGCAGGAGGTCGGCAAGGAGGCGGGACAGATCCGTGCCTCGGTCAGCATTACTTTCATTGTCGTCATTATCGGTGCTGCCGTGCTGGCGATGCTCTTCGGCGGGATCGCCACCCGCAACATCATCGGCCGGGTGGACCGGATGATCAGGGCGACCAACCTGGGGGCCAAGGGCGACCTGACGGTCCGGGTAGCGATCGATTCCGCCGACGAGCTGGGCAATCTCAGCAGCGACTTCAACACCATGCTCGAAATGCTCGGCGAACTGGCCCGCAAGGTGAACCGTTCGCTGATCGAAGTGGGGCAGATTTCTGCCAACATCTTCGAAGCTTCGCGCCGGGTGATGTCGGCCGCGGAAGTCCAGGCCGGCGGCGTGTCCCTGACCTCCTCGGCGGTTACCGAGATCAATACCTCCGTCAAAGAGGTTTCCCACGGCGTCGACAGCCTCTCCCTCTCGGCGTCGGAAACCTCCTCCTCGATCCTCGAAATGGCCGCCAGCATCGAGGAAGTGGCGATGAACGTCGATTCGCTCTCCCAGGCAGTGGAAGAGGTCAGTTCGTCGGTGATGGAAATGGCGGCGTCGATCAAGCAGATCAGCAGCAGCGTGGTCAGCCTGATGGAAGTTTCGACCACCACGGCATCGTCGGTGGCGGAGATGGACAGTTCGATCAAGCAGGTCGAGAAGAACGCCTTGGAAACCGCCAGCATTTCGGAAGAGGTCCGCAAGGATGCCGAGCTCGGCAAGGCGTCGGTCGAGGCGACCATTGCCGGGATCAACGAAATCAAGCGCTCCTCCCGGATCACCTCGGAAGTGATCGAGACTCTTTCCGGCCGGGCCAACGATATCGGCGCCATCCTTTCGGTTATCGACGAGGTGGCGGAACAGACCAACCTGCTGGCCCTGAATGCCGCCATTATTGCCGCCCAGGCGGGTGAACACGGCAAAGGCTTTGCCGTGGTGGCCGACGAGATCAAGGAACTGGCAGAGCGGACCTCCAGCTCGACCCGAGAGATCGCCCAGCTGATCAAGGGGGTCCAGGATGAAACGGCCCGGGCGGTGGAGGCGATCGATCTGGCAGAGAAGAGCATTGCCGACGGCGAGACCCTGTCCCACGAGTCCGGCGAAGCGCTCAACAAGATCGTCATCGGGGTGCAGCAGGCGACCGCCCAGGTCGAGAGCATCGCCCGGGCGACTACGGAGCAGGCGAAGGGGAGCCACATGATTCGCGATGCCATGGAGCGGGTCTCCGACATGATCGGCCAGATTGCCGGCGCGACCCGGGAGCAGAGCAAGGGGAGCGACATGATCATGACCGCCGCCGAGCGGATGAAAGGGCTTACCTCCCAGGTCCGGACCTCGACCAAGGAGCAGAGCAAGGTCGGTAATTTCATTGCCCGCTCCACCGAGAACATCACCGACATGATCCTGCAGATCAAGCGGGCCTGCGACGAACAGACCCGGGGGAGCGAGCAGATCATCCGGGCGGTGGAAAACATCCAGGATTCGACGTCGACCAACCTCGGTGCCGCCAAGATGCTCGACGATTCGGTGTCGCGGCTCTCCCGGCAGCTCGACGTCCTGCAGCGCGAGATGAGCAGTTTCAAAACGGAAGAGGAATGA
- a CDS encoding LEA type 2 family protein, which yields MKKMLLLVGALLSACSLLVAEPQVAVKNLAVVGLGSEGVELDVLLAVTNPNSFSLTLDGYTYDLRVMTLPLASGGQRRRLEFPAAVTTEIRLPVLVRYRDLLAILERHPDPDKIPYHLTGSLQVETPFSTSRVPVGAQGDFRVPARYRPSALLGGLAGLINGWQH from the coding sequence ATGAAAAAGATGCTGTTGCTGGTCGGAGCGCTCTTGTCCGCCTGCTCGCTCCTGGTTGCCGAGCCGCAGGTCGCCGTGAAAAACCTGGCCGTTGTCGGCCTGGGGAGCGAAGGGGTCGAGCTCGATGTGCTGCTCGCCGTCACCAATCCCAATTCGTTCAGCCTTACCCTCGATGGCTACACTTATGACCTGCGGGTCATGACCCTGCCGCTGGCCAGCGGGGGGCAGCGGCGGCGGCTGGAATTCCCGGCCGCGGTCACCACCGAAATCCGCCTGCCGGTTCTGGTACGCTACCGGGACCTGCTGGCCATCCTGGAACGGCATCCCGACCCTGACAAAATCCCCTATCACCTGACCGGCAGCCTGCAGGTCGAGACGCCATTCAGCACGTCCCGGGTCCCGGTCGGGGCGCAGGGCGATTTTCGCGTGCCGGCGCGCTATCGACCGTCCGCCCTGCTGGGTGGGCTCGCCGGTCTGATAAACGGCTGGCAGCATTGA
- a CDS encoding transglycosylase SLT domain-containing protein — protein sequence MKKLTYLLAGMMLIGVSCSPAGLRKEAEPTAQTAVAPDPEVLRLMEQGVELDERQRQARAIAAVFARRTDSERAHRLAYLCYQKTLGTRLMPLDLAEIALAETGSVGFSSAAVSPKGAIGVWQLMPSRAESHGYRPEEMRNDAKCAEAAVRELYSKLDMANGNLVRAKKLYCGVGPEADAYEIKRRRYRREILRELGAPAPVQAEEPRIILEQAS from the coding sequence ATGAAAAAATTGACTTATCTATTGGCAGGCATGATGCTCATCGGAGTTTCCTGCAGTCCGGCAGGACTGCGCAAGGAGGCGGAACCGACAGCACAGACGGCAGTTGCCCCCGACCCGGAAGTCCTCCGCCTCATGGAGCAAGGAGTTGAACTGGACGAGCGGCAACGGCAGGCTCGGGCCATTGCGGCGGTATTTGCCCGCCGGACCGACTCTGAACGGGCTCACCGTCTTGCTTACCTCTGTTACCAGAAAACCCTCGGGACGAGGCTGATGCCCCTTGACCTGGCGGAAATTGCCCTGGCGGAAACCGGTTCCGTCGGCTTCAGCTCCGCCGCCGTCTCCCCGAAGGGGGCCATCGGCGTCTGGCAGTTGATGCCCTCCCGGGCGGAGAGCCACGGTTATCGGCCAGAAGAGATGCGCAACGATGCCAAGTGCGCCGAAGCGGCCGTGCGGGAGCTGTACAGCAAGCTCGACATGGCGAACGGCAACCTGGTGAGAGCAAAGAAGCTCTATTGCGGCGTCGGCCCCGAGGCCGATGCCTACGAGATCAAGCGGCGCCGCTACCGGCGTGAGATTCTCAGGGAATTGGGTGCCCCTGCTCCCGTTCAGGCTGAGGAGCCCCGGATCATCCTGGAGCAGGCGTCGTAA